From the genome of Candidatus Methylopumilus rimovensis, one region includes:
- the fdhD gene encoding formate dehydrogenase accessory sulfurtransferase FdhD — MAQNLFIDTEHSFRTYEVLKSYANKIEKDDIAEEVPIAFVYNGVSHAVMLASPSDLEDFALGFSISEGIVENKSDVYGIEIIHQANGIELQIDVASACFQSLKDKRRNLLGRTGCGLCGAENLDQALRLPEKKIDYPLAIEESAMIKALEAIHTSQTLQKRTGATHACAWANQEGEIQIVREDVGRHNALDKLIGALKSKDITDQGFVITTSRASYEMVQKTLMLGASMLIAISAPTGLAIRSALKYGLCLVGFARTPQYVIYTYAERVKKN; from the coding sequence GTGGCACAAAATCTTTTTATTGATACAGAGCATAGCTTTAGGACTTATGAAGTTTTAAAAAGCTATGCAAATAAGATCGAAAAAGATGATATTGCAGAAGAAGTGCCGATTGCATTTGTCTATAACGGCGTCTCCCATGCTGTCATGCTTGCCTCTCCCTCAGACCTTGAAGATTTTGCTTTAGGCTTTTCTATTTCAGAAGGTATTGTAGAAAATAAAAGTGATGTGTACGGGATTGAAATTATTCATCAAGCTAATGGCATCGAACTTCAAATTGATGTCGCGTCAGCGTGTTTTCAGTCACTCAAAGATAAAAGAAGAAATTTGCTTGGCCGAACAGGCTGTGGTTTATGTGGCGCTGAAAATTTAGACCAAGCATTAAGATTGCCAGAAAAAAAAATAGATTATCCTTTAGCGATTGAAGAGAGTGCGATGATTAAAGCGCTCGAGGCAATCCATACCTCACAAACATTGCAAAAGAGGACAGGTGCGACACATGCATGCGCATGGGCCAACCAAGAAGGCGAGATTCAAATTGTGCGGGAAGATGTGGGTCGACACAACGCCTTAGATAAATTGATTGGTGCACTTAAATCAAAAGACATCACCGATCAAGGTTTTGTGATCACAACTAGTCGTGCAAGTTATGAGATGGTCCAAAAAACACTGATGCTAGGTGCTTCGATGTTGATCGCTATATCGGCACCCACGGGACTTGCCATACGATCTGCGTTAAAATACGGCTTATGTTTGGTTGGCTTCGCAAGAACCCCCCAGTATGTAATTTATACTTATGCTGAAAGAGTTAAAAAAAATTAA
- a CDS encoding formate dehydrogenase subunit gamma, giving the protein MPGALLPLLHAIQDDIGYVPELAYPLIAKALSLSVAEVHGVVTFYHHFRTHQPGRHILQVCRAESCQAMGSDALEIHIKNKLGVEFHETTPDGTFTLEPIYCLGNCACSPSVMINEEVYGRVDNKKIDQLISDLKSTS; this is encoded by the coding sequence ATGCCTGGGGCCTTATTGCCTCTTTTGCATGCCATTCAAGATGACATAGGCTATGTGCCAGAATTAGCTTATCCTTTAATTGCAAAAGCTTTGAGTTTGTCTGTGGCTGAAGTCCATGGTGTTGTGACTTTTTATCATCATTTTAGAACACATCAACCTGGCCGTCATATTTTACAAGTTTGTCGCGCAGAGTCTTGCCAGGCTATGGGAAGCGACGCGCTTGAAATTCACATTAAAAATAAATTGGGTGTTGAATTTCATGAAACCACTCCTGATGGCACCTTCACTTTAGAGCCTATTTACTGTTTAGGAAATTGTGCATGCTCTCCAAGTGTGATGATTAATGAAGAAGTTTATGGCCGTGTAGACAATAAAAAAATAGATCAACTAATTTCAGATTTAAAGAGTACGTCATGA
- a CDS encoding formate dehydrogenase subunit delta, whose translation MNIDQLVTMANQIGSFFKSYPDQEKAKEEIANHLKKFWAPPMRNQIKEHVAKNAGRDLEVIVIDAIKKYL comes from the coding sequence ATGAATATTGATCAACTTGTTACCATGGCCAATCAGATCGGCTCTTTTTTTAAATCCTATCCGGATCAAGAAAAAGCGAAAGAAGAGATTGCAAATCATTTAAAGAAATTTTGGGCGCCACCTATGCGCAATCAAATTAAAGAGCACGTTGCAAAAAATGCGGGTAGAGATTTAGAAGTTATTGTGATTGATGCAATCAAAAAGTATCTTTGA
- the fdhF gene encoding formate dehydrogenase subunit alpha, producing the protein MDDVKDFGTPKRTSDKTINLTIDGVSVSVPEGTSIMHAASVSGVTVPKLCATDSLEPFGSCRLCLVEIEGRRGYPASCTTPVAEGIKVHTQTPKLADIRRGVMELYISDHPLDCLTCATNGDCELQDMAGAVGLRDVRYGYEGENHLQSVKDTSNPYFTFDPSKCIVCSRCVRACEEVQGTFALTIQGRGFDSKVSAGNKDFKDSECVSCGACVQACPTATLIENTIIEAGVPEHSVTTTCAYCGVGCSFHAEMKGEEVVRMTPNKDGGANHGHSCVKGRFAWGYATHKDRITTPMIRKSIHDPWEKVTWDVAINYAASEIQRIQKKYGRDSVGAISSSRCTNEEVYVVQKLVRAALGNNNVDTCARVCHSPTGYGLKQTLGESAGTQNFDSVLHSDVIMIIGANPTDGHPVFASQMKRRLREGAKLIIVDPRAIDLVDNTPHIKADYHLKLKPGSNVAMVNALAHTIVTEKLMNDSFIKARCEDEAFKVWKDFIVKPENSPEAMSAFTGVDAKDVRAAAKLYAKGGNAAIYYGLGVTEHSQGSTMVMGIANLAMLTGNIGREGVGVNPLRGQNNVQGACDMGSFPHEFPGYRHVSDKATLALFEKAWDVKLQNEPGLRIPNMLDVAIDGQFKALYCEGEDIAQSDPNTQHVTHALESMECVIVQDLFLNETAMYAHVFFPGSSFLEKNGTFTNAERRISRVRKVMSPKNGYEDWEITQMLSNALGYKMEYKHASDIMDEIAKLTPTFTGVSYQKLDELGSIQWPCNEEHPLGTPTMHIDEFVRGKGKFIITEYVPTSEKVTQKFPLILTTGRILSQYNVGAQTRRTKNVAWHEEDVVEIHPHDAEERGIQSGDWVGIVSRAGETVLRAHITERVQPGVIYTTFHHPESGANVITTDNSDWATNCPEFKVTAVQVSKVTQLSDWQKQYQHFSEEQIEFAGKSNALKIH; encoded by the coding sequence ATGGATGATGTAAAAGATTTTGGAACACCAAAAAGAACTTCAGATAAGACGATCAATTTAACGATTGATGGCGTATCTGTTTCTGTGCCTGAGGGCACTTCCATTATGCATGCCGCATCTGTATCGGGTGTCACTGTACCTAAATTATGTGCCACAGATAGTTTAGAGCCCTTTGGTTCATGCCGTCTCTGCCTCGTTGAAATTGAAGGTCGTCGAGGCTATCCAGCTTCATGCACAACACCTGTTGCTGAAGGTATTAAAGTGCACACACAAACACCCAAGCTCGCCGACATTAGGCGTGGTGTGATGGAACTCTATATTTCAGACCATCCTTTAGATTGTCTAACCTGCGCTACGAATGGCGATTGCGAATTACAAGATATGGCAGGCGCTGTTGGCCTTCGGGATGTGCGTTATGGCTACGAAGGAGAAAACCATTTACAGAGTGTTAAAGACACTTCAAATCCTTATTTCACGTTTGATCCTTCTAAGTGCATTGTATGTTCAAGATGCGTCAGAGCCTGTGAAGAAGTTCAAGGTACATTTGCACTGACTATTCAAGGCCGTGGGTTTGATTCTAAAGTGTCAGCAGGTAATAAAGATTTTAAAGATTCAGAATGCGTTTCATGTGGTGCCTGCGTGCAGGCTTGTCCAACCGCTACCTTGATTGAAAATACCATCATTGAAGCAGGCGTTCCCGAACATAGTGTCACAACGACTTGTGCATATTGTGGTGTCGGTTGTTCATTCCATGCAGAAATGAAAGGCGAAGAAGTAGTTCGTATGACGCCTAATAAAGATGGCGGTGCTAATCATGGACATTCCTGCGTTAAAGGAAGGTTTGCTTGGGGATACGCCACACATAAAGATCGCATCACCACACCTATGATTCGTAAAAGCATTCATGATCCCTGGGAAAAAGTAACATGGGATGTTGCGATTAATTATGCAGCAAGTGAAATTCAGCGCATTCAAAAAAAATATGGTCGCGATTCAGTCGGTGCGATTTCATCTTCACGATGTACGAATGAAGAAGTATATGTTGTTCAAAAATTAGTGCGTGCAGCTTTAGGCAATAATAATGTGGATACTTGCGCGCGTGTGTGTCATTCACCGACAGGATATGGACTTAAACAAACGCTAGGTGAATCAGCAGGTACACAAAATTTTGACTCAGTCCTGCATTCGGATGTGATTATGATTATTGGGGCTAACCCAACAGACGGCCATCCTGTATTCGCGTCACAAATGAAAAGACGTTTAAGGGAAGGTGCGAAACTTATCATTGTTGATCCTCGCGCTATCGATCTTGTCGATAACACGCCTCATATCAAAGCTGATTATCATTTAAAGCTTAAACCTGGTTCCAATGTAGCTATGGTCAATGCATTGGCCCATACGATTGTTACTGAAAAACTCATGAATGATTCTTTCATTAAAGCACGATGTGAAGATGAAGCCTTTAAAGTATGGAAAGATTTTATTGTTAAACCTGAAAACTCACCTGAAGCGATGAGCGCATTTACAGGGGTAGATGCTAAAGATGTAAGAGCTGCTGCAAAACTTTATGCTAAAGGTGGTAATGCTGCGATTTATTATGGATTGGGTGTGACTGAACATAGTCAAGGCTCAACAATGGTTATGGGTATCGCTAATCTTGCTATGTTGACAGGTAACATCGGACGAGAGGGTGTAGGGGTTAACCCTTTACGAGGACAAAATAATGTTCAAGGCGCCTGCGACATGGGATCGTTTCCCCATGAATTCCCAGGATATCGACATGTATCTGATAAAGCAACCTTAGCTTTATTTGAAAAAGCATGGGATGTGAAATTACAAAATGAACCCGGTCTAAGAATTCCAAATATGTTAGATGTTGCGATAGATGGACAATTCAAGGCACTTTATTGTGAAGGAGAAGACATTGCACAATCTGATCCAAATACGCAGCACGTGACACATGCATTGGAGTCGATGGAGTGTGTAATCGTACAAGATTTATTTTTAAATGAAACCGCGATGTATGCGCATGTATTCTTCCCAGGCTCTTCATTCTTAGAAAAGAATGGCACATTTACAAATGCAGAAAGACGTATTTCGAGAGTAAGAAAAGTGATGTCTCCTAAGAATGGTTATGAAGATTGGGAGATCACACAGATGCTTAGTAATGCATTAGGTTACAAAATGGAGTACAAGCATGCCTCAGACATTATGGATGAGATTGCAAAACTTACCCCCACATTTACAGGTGTGAGTTATCAGAAGTTAGATGAATTAGGAAGTATTCAATGGCCTTGTAATGAAGAGCATCCTCTTGGAACACCCACCATGCATATCGATGAATTCGTCCGTGGCAAAGGTAAATTTATTATTACTGAGTATGTGCCCACTTCTGAAAAAGTGACACAGAAATTTCCACTCATTTTAACGACAGGCAGAATACTTTCTCAATACAATGTGGGCGCACAAACAAGAAGAACAAAAAATGTTGCGTGGCATGAAGAGGATGTGGTTGAGATTCATCCGCATGATGCCGAAGAGAGAGGTATTCAATCGGGTGATTGGGTAGGTATTGTAAGTCGAGCAGGGGAAACTGTATTAAGAGCTCATATTACAGAGCGCGTTCAGCCCGGTGTGATTTACACAACATTCCATCATCCTGAATCAGGGGCCAATGTGATTACGACAGACAACTCAGATTGGGCTACAAATTGCCCTGAATTTAAAGTGACAGCGGTGCAAGTCAGCAAGGTGACACAATTATCTGATTGGCAGAAACAATATCAACATTTCAGTGAAGAGCAAATTGAATTTGCAGGTAAATCTAACGCATTAAAAATTCATTAG
- a CDS encoding formate dehydrogenase beta subunit, producing the protein MSIKIFVPIDSTALSLGANEVAEAISKEAQAKKLDIQIIRNSSRGLFWLETLVELETPQGRIGFGPITPSDVKSLFDADFINGGKHPLALGLVGEIDWLKKQERLTFVRMGITEPANIDQYMAHDGFQGLKNALNLKPEAIVETITASGLRGRGGAAFPTGIKWKTVLDTKATQKYIVCNADEGDSGTYSDRMIMEGDPFVLIEGMIIAGLAVGATQGYIYLRSEYPHALKTLNEAIRQATKIGYLGEDILKSGKSFHLEVRRAAGAYICGEETSMLESLEGKRGLVRFKPPLPAIEGLFGKPTVVNNVISLATVPIILAKGAKYYQDFGMGKSRGTLPIQLAGNLKRTGLVEKAFGITLRELLYDFGGGSLSGKPIKAVQVGGPLGAYLPESQFDTPLDYEKFSEIWAVLGHGGIVAFDETVNMAKMARYAFDFCAIESCGKCTPCRIGSTRGVEVIDHIMQGHDVKKHVALIRDLSDTMLNGSLCALGGMTPYPVLSALNHFPKDFGVDAKEPKA; encoded by the coding sequence ATGAGCATTAAAATTTTTGTACCTATCGATTCAACAGCACTATCTCTTGGCGCTAATGAAGTTGCCGAAGCAATTTCAAAAGAAGCTCAGGCTAAAAAATTAGACATTCAAATCATTCGCAATAGTTCGCGCGGATTATTTTGGCTGGAAACTTTGGTTGAATTAGAAACGCCTCAAGGCCGCATAGGTTTTGGCCCTATCACTCCAAGCGATGTGAAATCTTTATTTGATGCAGATTTTATAAATGGAGGTAAGCATCCTCTTGCATTAGGTCTTGTCGGAGAGATTGATTGGTTAAAAAAACAAGAGCGCTTAACTTTTGTTCGTATGGGTATTACCGAGCCCGCTAATATTGATCAGTACATGGCGCATGATGGATTTCAAGGCTTAAAAAATGCATTGAATTTGAAACCTGAAGCAATTGTGGAAACCATTACAGCTTCTGGTCTGCGAGGCCGAGGTGGTGCAGCTTTTCCTACAGGAATTAAATGGAAAACGGTATTAGATACCAAAGCTACACAAAAATATATTGTATGTAATGCAGATGAAGGTGATTCAGGCACGTATTCAGATCGTATGATTATGGAAGGCGATCCCTTTGTTTTGATTGAGGGTATGATTATCGCTGGCCTTGCTGTAGGCGCCACACAAGGATATATCTATTTACGCTCCGAATATCCTCATGCACTAAAAACTTTAAATGAAGCCATTCGCCAAGCGACAAAGATTGGTTATCTAGGCGAAGATATTTTGAAGTCAGGTAAATCTTTTCATTTAGAAGTAAGACGCGCAGCAGGCGCGTATATTTGTGGTGAAGAAACTTCGATGTTAGAGAGCCTAGAAGGCAAAAGAGGATTGGTGCGATTTAAACCACCGCTTCCCGCAATCGAAGGTCTATTTGGTAAACCTACGGTTGTAAACAACGTGATTTCATTAGCGACTGTACCCATTATTTTGGCTAAAGGTGCTAAGTATTATCAAGATTTTGGTATGGGTAAATCACGAGGCACGCTTCCTATTCAGTTAGCAGGAAATTTAAAGCGCACGGGTCTTGTTGAGAAAGCCTTTGGTATAACTTTAAGGGAGCTTCTTTACGATTTTGGCGGAGGCTCTTTATCAGGCAAGCCTATTAAAGCAGTGCAAGTAGGCGGACCCTTGGGCGCCTATTTACCCGAATCGCAATTTGATACCCCACTCGATTATGAAAAATTTTCTGAAATCTGGGCCGTTTTGGGTCACGGCGGTATTGTGGCATTTGATGAGACGGTTAATATGGCAAAGATGGCGCGCTATGCATTTGATTTTTGTGCAATTGAATCTTGCGGAAAATGTACACCTTGTCGAATTGGCTCGACGCGCGGTGTTGAAGTGATAGATCATATTATGCAAGGGCATGATGTTAAGAAACACGTGGCATTAATTAGAGATCTTTCAGATACCATGTTAAATGGTTCTTTATGTGCTTTAGGTGGTATGACGCCTTACCCCGTTTTGAGCGCTTTAAATCATTTCCCTAAAGACTTTGGGGTTGATGCAAAAGAGCCCAAGGCATAG
- a CDS encoding molybdopterin-containing oxidoreductase family protein — MKAQKESNYFHGGCPHDCPDTCSMVYEVQDNKLIGVKGNVDHPMTRGGLCVKLQDYEKRHYHPDRLLYPMKRIGPKGTKQFKRISWDEALDTIVDKWQSIIKEFGSEAIMPNSYLGNQGLVHGMNGGDSFFARLGATVTERTFCGEGSATAWLLTLGPTAGVDPESFIHSKFIIIWACNSVSTNVHHWHIVKEAQKKGSKVVVIDAYASRTAKEADWHICPKPGTDGALAMAMMHVIIEEGLVDQDYVDKYTVGFPELAELAKKRSPEWAEKITGVLANDIRKLAREYATTNPSAIRIGVALEKSWGGGQAIRAVASLPALTGAWRHVGGGILQFPVWEQPYRFDVICRPDLIPKGTQVVNNLQLGRVLTGEQKLKVPIKSMMCWNTNPVTQSTESEKILEGLKREDLFLVSAEHFISDTAAYADILLPASMGAEQEDIILSWGHLYLTYNTKCIESPGEAVPNYEIFRRLAKRFGFEEECFKWSDTECLQHYIDWNSPACKDIDLDYLKKYGYARINVGTKDNRAPHKEGKFPTPSGKCEFRIVGAKNFVAGPFRQMYEAFQPGEDIPELPDYVPSKETASANPALAKKYPLNILAPKSHGFINSSYANIENKLKAQGDQFVMIHPLDAEERGIKNGDRAKVFNDRGFFEAISKITTDVNKGIVVTTLGYWRQLNNGVVNSVSSNAFGDMGNSPTSHDCLVEVQLA, encoded by the coding sequence ATGAAAGCACAAAAAGAAAGCAACTATTTTCATGGGGGCTGCCCTCATGACTGTCCTGATACTTGCTCAATGGTTTATGAGGTACAAGACAATAAACTCATAGGCGTCAAAGGCAACGTGGATCATCCAATGACCCGTGGTGGACTATGTGTGAAACTTCAAGATTATGAAAAGCGTCACTATCATCCAGATCGCCTGCTATACCCTATGAAGCGAATCGGTCCGAAGGGTACAAAACAATTTAAAAGAATTTCCTGGGATGAAGCGCTCGATACCATAGTTGATAAATGGCAATCCATTATTAAAGAATTTGGTTCAGAAGCCATTATGCCCAACAGCTACTTAGGTAATCAAGGCTTAGTGCATGGCATGAACGGTGGAGACTCTTTCTTTGCTCGATTAGGAGCAACTGTTACTGAAAGAACATTCTGCGGGGAGGGTTCGGCCACCGCTTGGCTACTAACCCTTGGGCCTACTGCGGGGGTCGATCCAGAGAGTTTTATTCATTCGAAATTTATTATTATTTGGGCTTGTAATTCAGTCAGCACCAATGTCCACCATTGGCATATTGTTAAAGAAGCACAAAAGAAAGGCTCAAAGGTTGTTGTCATTGACGCTTATGCTTCAAGAACTGCTAAAGAAGCAGATTGGCATATTTGTCCTAAACCAGGCACTGATGGTGCTTTAGCGATGGCAATGATGCACGTGATTATTGAAGAAGGATTGGTGGATCAAGACTATGTAGATAAATATACAGTAGGTTTTCCAGAATTAGCAGAACTTGCAAAAAAGAGAAGTCCTGAATGGGCAGAAAAAATCACAGGTGTCTTAGCAAATGATATTCGAAAATTAGCCCGAGAATATGCAACGACCAACCCATCGGCTATCAGAATTGGTGTAGCCCTTGAAAAAAGCTGGGGAGGAGGCCAGGCTATTAGAGCTGTTGCATCTCTTCCGGCTCTAACTGGGGCTTGGCGTCATGTAGGTGGAGGCATCCTTCAATTCCCAGTATGGGAGCAGCCTTACAGATTTGACGTCATTTGCAGGCCTGACTTAATTCCAAAAGGCACACAAGTTGTAAATAACCTTCAGCTGGGGCGTGTTTTAACGGGCGAACAAAAACTAAAAGTACCTATCAAGTCAATGATGTGTTGGAATACAAATCCCGTCACTCAATCAACAGAAAGCGAAAAAATATTAGAGGGCTTGAAGCGCGAAGATCTATTTTTAGTTTCCGCAGAACACTTTATTTCCGATACTGCAGCCTATGCTGATATTCTTCTCCCAGCATCCATGGGAGCAGAACAAGAAGATATCATTTTATCTTGGGGTCATTTATATCTCACCTACAATACAAAATGTATAGAATCCCCAGGTGAAGCCGTACCAAATTATGAAATTTTTAGACGTCTTGCTAAAAGATTTGGTTTTGAAGAAGAATGTTTTAAATGGTCGGATACTGAATGTCTTCAACATTATATCGACTGGAATTCTCCGGCCTGTAAAGATATTGATTTGGATTATTTAAAAAAATATGGTTATGCGAGAATCAATGTGGGTACAAAAGATAATCGAGCGCCTCACAAAGAAGGAAAGTTTCCAACGCCATCTGGCAAATGTGAATTTAGGATAGTTGGGGCTAAGAATTTTGTTGCTGGGCCCTTTAGGCAAATGTACGAAGCTTTTCAGCCAGGAGAGGATATTCCTGAGTTGCCTGATTATGTGCCATCCAAAGAGACAGCATCCGCAAATCCAGCCTTAGCTAAAAAGTATCCATTAAATATTTTGGCACCAAAAAGTCATGGTTTCATTAATTCGAGTTACGCCAATATCGAAAATAAACTTAAGGCTCAAGGAGACCAGTTTGTGATGATTCATCCATTGGATGCAGAAGAAAGAGGTATTAAAAATGGCGATCGAGCGAAAGTATTTAACGATCGAGGGTTCTTTGAAGCTATATCAAAAATAACAACTGATGTTAATAAAGGAATCGTAGTGACGACGCTTGGCTATTGGAGACAACTAAATAATGGTGTCGTCAATTCGGTGAGCTCCAATGCTTTTGGTGATATGGGAAACTCACCAACCTCCCATGATTGCTTGGTCGAAGTTCAATTAGCTTAA